The genomic DNA TCCAAACCATGAAGTTCTATGAAAGGAAGATTAACAAAATGTCCATGGTATTTTTGTTAGTATATTGGATTtacactttaaaacatttttcttcctttaacctTTTGGTGCTattcaaatttttaattatttcaatcacagagtaggaaaaaatatatagtcaTTGTCACTGGGTAAACTGAGATGATCTATATCATATAAAGCCAATTTAATACTGGATGCTGCATTTCTCCTCAAAATTAACCCCCAGTTCTTAAAGAGTTATGTTGATGAAGAATATCCTAGTTGGATAGGAAAACTGTATGCAGATTTTCAGTATATCATTATACATTTTCTTACCAttgtagttttctatttctattcctttccatttgttttatattttttccaaacTAAAAATTTCTAAATATGTGTTATTCTTGAAGCAAAACAGCTTCTAAATTCTACCTGTGAGACATATGAACATATAAAACCTCTACATTAGTTATAGAAAATTAAGACTATATGATAAATTGAAATGAAACCAAAAAGAATATATGATGACCTAAATCTCAATTATAGTCCCAGTTTCTTTAAAAtgcaagaaaattttaaaaattcagatataATCTTTGTTCTTGAGTATTCTACTTTCAATTCCTGGACCATTAACTgctacaaatgagaaaaaaatgttaacctCTCTATAATCTTGCACTGACACCTGTGAATCAGTAACTCCAGTTcaacatgtgtgtgtctgtgataaGAAATGATAGAGTAAGTGAACAGGTGTTATTACAAAAGATACACTAAGTAACTTATGTATGTTCAACTTGATTGTAGGTGCTGGGCAGACACAATTAAGCATGACCACATATTGAAAATAGCAATGTCTTTCACAAAACAGTGTAAAATTGCCAGGACCTATTCTACTCCATATATTAAccatacaattttttaaagtaaatacaaCCCAGTGTTCACCTGGAAAGTTTCTGTCTTCTTAGGTAATGTTGATTTACTTGAATATAACAAGGTCGTGGTTCCATGGTATCACCTGTCTTGCTGGTTAATTAAAATACCCTACAAAATCAGACATATGTATTTGTGAAGACTTTAAGAAACCTCTCCCAGATATTTTTGGTTTTGACACCATAGATGATAGGATTCATCATAGGAGGGATAAGAAGATAAACATTAGCTATAAAGATGTGGATGTGTGGAGCTATGTTATGACCAAATCTGTGGGTGATAAAGGAGAAAAAGGCGGGTATGTACAACACTAACATGACCCAAACATGGGAGCCACATGTGCTCAAGGTCTTGAGTTTAGCCTTCTTTGATGGGAGATGAAATACAGCatgaaaaatgagaatataaGAGCAGATTATCAATATGAAGTCCAGCCCACCAGTAAGGAAGGCAAGAATTAAGCCATATAATCTATGGATCCTGGTATTGGCACATGCCAGTTTGATCAGGGCCATAAATTCACAGTAGGTGTGGGCAATGACATTGGTCTTACAGTAGGGAAGTCTCATCAGTAAGAAAGGATGAGGAAACAGCAGGATAATTCCACGTAGGACAATGGCCAAACTCAAAGCCATGATCACTCCATGTGTGAGGATGGTGGAGTGCCTCAGAgggttgcagatggccacataccgGTCAAAGGCCATGGCCAACAGGAATCCTGACTCCATGGTGGACAGAGAGTGGATAAAGAATAGCTGGGTAAGGCAAGTTTTAAAGCTGATTTCTCTGTCATTGAACCAGAAGAGGCTCAGGATCTTAGGCAGGGCAGTGGTGCTAAGCATCAAGTCATTCACAGAGAGCATGCAGAGGAAGAGATACATGGGTTCATGAAGACTGGAGTCCATCTTGATAATGAATATAAGTACAAAATTCCCCATCAGAGCCAGTAGGTATACCAGGAAAAAAGGGATGGAGATCCAGACATGAGCAGTTTCCAACCCTGGGATTCCAAGGAGGAGGAAAATAGTTGGGTTCAAACTGGTTCTATTCTGAGCTGACATTTTCAGAGTCATTAAACTT from Manis pentadactyla isolate mManPen7 chromosome 9, mManPen7.hap1, whole genome shotgun sequence includes the following:
- the LOC118912075 gene encoding olfactory receptor 52D1-like — protein: MTLKMSAQNRTSLNPTIFLLLGIPGLETAHVWISIPFFLVYLLALMGNFVLIFIIKMDSSLHEPMYLFLCMLSVNDLMLSTTALPKILSLFWFNDREISFKTCLTQLFFIHSLSTMESGFLLAMAFDRYVAICNPLRHSTILTHGVIMALSLAIVLRGIILLFPHPFLLMRLPYCKTNVIAHTYCEFMALIKLACANTRIHRLYGLILAFLTGGLDFILIICSYILIFHAVFHLPSKKAKLKTLSTCGSHVWVMLVLYIPAFFSFITHRFGHNIAPHIHIFIANVYLLIPPMMNPIIYGVKTKNIWERFLKVFTNTYV